TAATAGCACAACtttcaatagaaaaaaaaattttgtttaagttttaTTGGAGTAACACTGTAGTAAAAATACCAAAAGGAAGCAAGAAATTCCactaaaaaatgctacaaacacatttgggttttttttttcccttttttcatTGAGCAGGTACATCACTGTTTAGTAGAGTTTTAATACATGGGAGAGGCTCCTCCTCCCAATACATCATTGTCTAGCAAACCCAGCTAGTTCTTTGCTTCACATGCTATCTTCTCTACTAGTTCACTTGTTCAAAGAAAGCcataagagaaaaatatattccTAGAAGAACCAAGCAATCTAACATCATTAAGGAAGGATATGGCCAATGCTCAAATTGGTAGGTCTAACTGACTTTACTTCATCTATTGGACTTTTAAATTCACAATCTACATCAACTGCTTGAAGCCCCAAATCCACAGCAAACTGCTCGTCGTAATCTTAAAGCCTACACTTCAATTTGATCATTTCCTTCTACTATTCTTGCATATAGAGCTCCTATACATTGACTTCCACTATCATTGTACCTTCAAGCCACACCATCTATTGTTCTACAATTTCTTGATGGCAAAATTTACCTTGTAACATGAACCTATAGGAGGCTATGTACACTTCAACAGGCTATCTAGACTGATTATTTCTCTAAGCTTCCATATAATCCATAGCAAGTGTACAGGTTGTTTGCACCAAATCCACTACTAACTTCAGAGTTTCATCCACATGTCTTTGGTTTCAATTTTACCATAATAGccaacctccacctccacctccatcACATGCCCATTTTGTTTTACCCAACTTAACAGTTCAAAATAAGACAGAATAAATCTGTACCATGacaaaatattatggacatgtATAAGGCAAACAACCATAAgtactaaacaaaaaaacaaaaaaatctccCAAGTGAAACACAAACTATGAAACTCAAACATTCAAAAGAGGCAATCATGGAGAGAACCTATTATGCATTAAGCAAAAAAGTATAGAAGTAGAAAAGCAGTCCCCTGAGACTTAAGGGAAGCTCAAGGCAGCAAATACAAAAATCTTAGGACTAAGCACAGTGCTCAAAAACTTTCATAAACCATAGCATGTCAACTCAAATGACATGCAAGCAATGGGAAGGGGACAATGAAAAGGTAAAGATAGCTGATTTCTAAGGACAATGTTGTCATAGCAACTAAAATATGCTAGCAcaaagttattattataatgCAACTCAAATCAGTCAAGAAAAGAACAATTATTATGTtaacaaatcatcaaataaaaccaaaatttgcCTCATTTGTGTCACATAATACAATCTTTtttaggcattttatcaaacacaccATGCATATAGCAAACAATAGTTGACAGATTTATACACATAAAATGAGAAACAATTTGATAAACCACAAATTATAAGTAACATTGTACAATAATCTAAATAAAATACAAGTTCTAGAATTCAAGTAAGATCTAGCGGTTTAGGAGCAGTAACTACAATTTCATAGTAACTACTAGGCTCTCTTTGCAAGTGATACAatgttgaaactcaattattattGTGTATGGTTATACATTTGACACTCCTATCTCAGCCCTCAACCATATGACCCTTGGTTATTACTGACAATCATAATATTGCAAAAGGAAATAACTGGATGCCCTTAAAATTGGAACCCATATGCACAACTATTCAAAATTAATACCTTATAGATGAAAGGTAGGCTTGTTACTGGTCACCTCTGTTAGAAAATAGACAATTGGATTGGTTAAAACAATACATCAAATACTAGGAATataaagatacaaaatttgGTAATATGCATATGATACCATTGAAAGATCACTATCACAAAGGGAGGGTTTTCAAGACAAATGCTACAAATATCATTACAGGCTTCCTGAATTCCACACATCACAAAAGCCACGGCTTACATCAAATTGGCCTTTGACATCTTAATCTCCTTCGTCCCTGGAACCtggaaaatcaaatttctaaactAATTGAACATTTGTAAATATTCCCAACTATCATCTaacaatgaaattattatatcttttcaagaacaaaaaggaaaacaaagaccAAACGTTCTATGTAGCAGATTTGAAACCTATCaccaagaaaaagaattaaaccTATTGGAAATTCATTAATTGGTATCAATGCAAGTAATTGATACGCGTTGATGACACTACTAActattcataataaatatataaaggattggagttaaaagaaaaagaggaatgaACTAATTTTGCGATTTGGGGGAAGGAGAAGAGTAGAGAAGAGATAGTGCTGATGTGTAAAATTAAGGAGATAGTAGAAGCTTTCGgttatatctatactattattcaAGGAGCTTCCCCTATCTAGACCGAATGTTTTGtgttctaaaatacccttacatccctatatttaaatagaggcaactctaaaagaaaatttggtaaaaatataattctaaCTTCCAGTAAAGcgttgcctaaaaaatagggtcattCTCcagttgatttttaaatttatttattcacttataaattaaattctcaaaataaaaattatatatataaaataaaaaagtacagattttttttttttttttgctacaaccactaaaataaaaataaaaataaaaataaaaaacctcatCACACGTCGGAAGTGTGGTACCAAAATGTACAACATTTTGGTaagcaaaatgaaaataagttgTACCAAAATGTACAACATAGGAAGTGTGGTACAACTTATTTTCAATGTTGTACATTTTGCTTGTTAAGCACTTTTTCTCTCCGTTTGTGTAATTAATTATTAGCTGCCTTTTAATCAGTTATGCAGTGTTGAAGGACTTTCAAGAACGAAGAGCTCTCAAGGTAATTCTAACCCATTTCCCATTTCTCTTATCACTTTTCTCAGTTTTCTTTTCATCGTTTTTtaatgttctttttcttttctttttacttagGAACTTTAAAACAGTTTCGTTTTCGTGCAATCAAACAGAGGAATAACCCAACACTAAATTTTgctctctcctttttcttctagttttaacctttttttttttttttctctaacatATATGGGGTATAGAAGGTGCTAAAATAACCgtgttatttttggaaattatgtttttttacaaaatcgtgttttttttttttttttgggacgaatttattgatttaattcAGAAGCAGCTGAGCTTTGAGATGTTCCAGctatagttatatatatttataataatatttattgcaGTAGCTAACCAACAAGCTGGAATAGCTCAGTTGGTTAGAGCGTGTGGCTGTTAACCACAAGGTCGGAGGTTCAAGCCCTCCTTCTAGCGACtcagtcttttttattttttttccatctataaaatgaatttttatacAATTGAACCATTATATTCATGCCCTCCTTATAGCGATTCagttcttttttaatttttttttttcatctataaAATGAATTTGTATACAATTGAaccattttatttgtttagtatAGCTTTTGAaccattatatttatttagtttatctATAAAAGAAACTTTTATACAATTGAACCattatatttagtatttagtatttttatataATGGTTTCATTTACTAATTATCTCCATAGTTGTGTCCTTTTATCCTTTACAGATTATCTCAGGATTGCAGAATTTCAATAGAGACAATGTTGCATCAGTTGTTACTGCTGCCGAGAAGGTTGGTTTAATATATCTTggtcaccctttttttttttttgctaagcgTCTTGGCCACAATTTAGTTACATATTAAAGATGACCTGCATCAATTACTGAATCAATCTATGAATATGGTTTGCACATTGCTTTGTTGTTCATTTAGTTTCACTGTAAGCAATTTGCATGCATTTTCCGGGGTTTGCTTTAGAATTAGTCATAAAAGATTTATCTTCTGCAATTATTGTGCTTTGGGTTACTCCTTTTTCATTTCAATAGTTTAGCTCTTCACAATATTGTAAAAACCACAGttttattcaaattatcaaGAATGGATTAGCAAAATGAAATTGATCTGTAAACCATATTACTGGCCCTGACAGTACAAGCTAGTAATTGCCTTTGCCTAATATGTTTCTTACAAGTTACAAGCAACATTTGGTGAATAGTTCTTCTCAAAGCCTGACCTTTTACATGAACCATAGCAGTGTTTTGTGCCAATGTGCTTTTACTTTAGTTTCTTCAAAAGTTCATAgcatctaaattttaatttgctcCTTTACCCGATTTCAATTTGCCCCCACAGACCTCCCTGACTTATAATTCATCTTATCATGTTATCAAACATGCATGGGGGAGCAACTCATGTGGATATAGCTTGTGACCCAGATTTAGTGAAGCTCGCCATTAATTTAACTTCTGTTCCGGTAAATTTGTactctttaaaagaaaatctttATTATTTGCTTTGATTGTACATTAAGGGGAAAGATACTAAATATTTTCTGTCACCACATATTTGCATGTACTTTATGTGGCACAGAAGCATCACATAATGTCATTTGGCTTTAAATTCTTGGTGTTTTGATAATTAACTTCTCTAAATACATTATTTGCAGCTCTTTTAAACAAAGCAGCCTTAATATTCTCGAGAAGATGCTAATGTATGTAGCCAGATAgatgttgaaaattttttatagcaGCTCATCTTTTGTGAATGAAAGATGTCTCCCTCTTGCAGGTTTGTGTTTCTTCAGTGGATCCAGCAGCATTTCGAGCTGCTGTTGAAGCAGGAGCACTAATGGTTTGACCACAAAGTTTTTACTTTAATCCTGAATTTCAGTCCATAAGCTTGAAACTGACTCAGTGCCTCCTTACTAGAGTGCTGCAAGATCTGATAGAGTAAATAAAGCAGTTAAATTGTATTAATAAAACTGATGGTATGTGCAGGTTGAGATTGGAAACTATGATTCGTTCTTCGAGATGGGTTTGGTTTTCTCTTCAGAGCAGGTATAAGATTTAATAATTCTTTATAATAAAGTATAACACAATGGAATGATAGTTTGTCTTCATTGTGTATACTGCCCAATTTGCTAATGAAAATAGATATTATAGGTTGAGGAACCTTAGAATAGAACCCAAATAGAAAGACACTTTTTGGGAAACTCCTTGTGGTTAAGTTTGGATTTGAGGATTCAAAATCAAGGGATATGTAGAACAATTGATAGAATAAACTGggtaatataaatttaaaaacatatgATGATTTGAGCCATGGCAATCTAGCTCAAACAGAAACACTTGTGATATTATTGATTTGAAATGACTTCTTACCGCTAATTATTTCAAATCGACATATTAATAAAGCTCAAATCCATCCATAAACttcatcaatataaaaaatgctaTTTGATACCCTATTAAAGTCATTTAAACTACAATTTGAAATCCATATCATTATCCTTAAATATTTCTATCAAAAGGAAATATAAAGTGTGTTGCCCAATTGCTTTATATTTATGAAACTCAACTAGGTAATTTCAAGATTTCAAGAACTAACTTAATCAGAGTCTTCATTAATCCTCTCATAGTCTGCCagccaaaaatcaaaaatcattCCTAtcacttttctttcatttcttttgatTAAGAAGAATTCCTACAGTTCTTTTAGATTCCTACTGTTTAAGAAGGTTGTCACAGtttctcctttctttctttgttgagTTCTGTTTCTCAGATATTGAATCTAGGAAAGGAGACTAAGAGCATTCTTCCATCTGTGACTTTATCAGTATCTGTATCTCACCCACTAAGCCTACCCGATCAGGTAACAAGCAGTATTTCTACCAAAAAGTGTTCCATGTATCCACcatgtttttgtttaattttagtATCTGAAAAACAAACAGGTCAAGCTGGCAGAAATGCTGGAACAGGAAGGTGTTGACACGATTCAAACAGAAGGAGGGAAATGTTCAAATCCTTCAAAATCAGGTGTTCTTGGTTTGATTGAGAAGGTAACAGAAAAGGATTTTAAGTACTCTCTTTTATTATACAGTAATTTGAatttcccacaaaaaaaaaaaagaagacaaaaagagattatgcatacaaaatattttagtatatGCAGAAAGATTCGGCCTACTTTATTAGTGCTGTGCTGAACGCAGGTTCAGAGAATGAACACTTGAAATtagcaaaactgaaaaatgaCTCACTAAACAGTGTAATACTTCTTCCAAACATTGTTGgg
The sequence above is drawn from the Castanea sativa cultivar Marrone di Chiusa Pesio chromosome 5, ASM4071231v1 genome and encodes:
- the LOC142633709 gene encoding uncharacterized protein ycf23-like, whose amino-acid sequence is MVEIGNYDSFFEMGLVFSSEQILNLGKETKSILPSVTLSVSVSHPLSLPDQVKLAEMLEQEGVDTIQTEGGKCSNPSKSGVLGLIEKATPTLAAAYSISQAVKIPVMCSSGLSAVTAPMAITAEAAGVGVGSAVNKLNDVVAMISDVRSTANSLEASASRHSTSEARALRL